Genomic DNA from Nonomuraea rubra:
ATGCAGCCGCACGCCGTACGCGAGCTGACCGAGCTGGGGCTCGGCCCGGTGCTGGCGGACCTGGGCGTGGAGACGAGCTTCATGAGCGTCGCCGACCGGCACGGCAACATCATCATGGCCTTACCCCGCGGCCGGTCGGCCGGCTACCGCTGGCCCCAGTACAGCGTGCACCGGGGCGAGCTGCAGATGGCGCTGCTGGCGGCGGTCGAGGAGCGGATCGGCCCGGTGCGCACCGGGGTCGCGTTCGAGGGCTTCGAGCAGGACGGCGACGGCGTGCTCATCACGCTCCGCCAGGGCGGGCGCGTCCTACGGGAGCGGGTGGACGTGCTGGTCGGGGCCGACGGGGTGCAGTCCTCCGTACGGGCGCGGCTGTGGCCGTACGGCGATCCGCTGCGGTGGGGCGGGATCAGGATGTGGCGCGGGGTGGCGGAGAGCGACCCGGTGCTCGACGGTGCCACGGTGCTGGCCGGCGGCTCGAACTCCGCCGCGAAATTCGTGACTTATCACATCTCGGCGCGCAATCCGCGGCTGCTCAATTGGGTGGCCGAGGTAAAGGTGGCCGAGCCGGGGATCGTTCCGGACGCCGATTGGTCCCGCGAGGGCAGCCACGCCGACGTGTCCAGACATTTCGCATCATGGAAGTATCCGCTGGTTGACATCCCGGCATTACTCGCCGCCACGAAGCGGATACTCGAATACCCGATGGTCGACCGCGACCCCCTCCCCCGCTGGGGCGAGGGCCGGGTGACCCTGCTCGGCGACGCCGCCCACCCCATGTACCCCGTCGGCTCGAACGGCGGCTCCCAGGCCGTGCTCGACGCCCGGTTCCTGGCCCGCTGCCTGGCCACGTACGACGACCCGGCCGCGGCCCTGGCGGCGTACGAGGCGGAGCGGCGCCCGCCCACGTCGGCGCTGGTGCTCGCGCACCGGTCGCTGCCCATCGAGCGAACGATCACGCTGGTCACCGAGCGCGCGCCGGACGGTTTCACCCACATCGGCGAGGTGCTCACCGCCGGCGAGCTGGCCGCCATGGAGGCCGCCCAGCGCGGCCTCTCCGACGCCGACGTGCGGGCGCTGAACGAAAGGGAGTCGTGGAGTGTCTGAGCCTGTGACCCCCATGGCAGCCAGGAACGTGCGAGAGTAAGATCGCGCCAGATTAGGTTTACCTGACTGACATGTCCAGCATTTACCGCTCCGCTAGAGTCAATTCAGACTCCGAAAGAGTTGCCGTGCTGACCGCGGTCTCGCCCCCTAGGAATTCCATGCTCGAGATAGACAACCTTTCCCACGTGTACGGCGGCGGTACTCCCAACGCACACCACGCCATCGAAGGACTCAACCTGAGCGTCGCAGCCGGCGAGCTGCTCTGCATCGTGGGGCCGTCGGGCTGCGGGAAGTCCACGCTGCTCCGCTCCATCGCCGGCCTGATCCAGCCGACGGGCGGGCAGGTCAGGGTGGAGGGCAACCTCGTCCGCCAGACGCCGGACAACCTCGCCGTGGTCTTCCAGGACTACAGCCGCTCCCTGTTCCCCTGGATGTCGGTCGCCGACAACGTGGCCCTGCCGCTGCGCCGCAGGAACATGGACAAGAAGCAGCGCCGCGAGGCCGCCGCCGAGGCGCTGGAGTCCGTGGGCCTGGCCAACGCGGGCCGCAAGTACCCGTTCCAGCTCTCCGGCGGCATGCAGCAGCGCGTCGCGATCGCGCGGGCGCTGGCGTACCGGCCGACGCTGATGCTCATGGACGAGCCGTTCGGGTCGGTGGACGCGCAGACCAGGGAGGACCTGGAGGACCTGGTGCTCAAGGTCCGCGGCCACCACCAGATGACGATCGTGCTCATCACCCACGACATCGACGAGAGCGTCTACGTCGGTGACCGCGTGGTCGTGCTGTCCAAGGCGCCCGCGCACGTGGTGGGCGACCTGAAGGTGGACCTGCCCGGGCCGCGCGACCAGATCTCGACGCGCGAGCACCCCGACTTCGTGCACCTGCGCGCCGAGGTGGGGCGGCTCGTCCGCGGCCACGCCACCGTCTGACCTCCCCGGGCCAGGGGCCTCCCTCCAGCATCGGCGGCCCCTGCCCGCTCGCGGACCGCCGTGCTCGCGGACCGCCGTGCTCGCGGACCGCCGTGCTCGCGGACCGCCGTGCTCGCGGACCGCCGTGCTCGCGGACCGCTGTGCTCGCGGACCGCTGTGCTGAAAGGCACGAGCGAGCGCGTTCCCGGCTCGTACGCTGAAGGCATGGCGGATGTCTTAGCGGGCCGAGGCTGCACCTGGGCGTTCGGCGCGGAATCGCTCACCATCACCCCCGAACCCGGCAAGGCGCCCAAACTTCTCGCCGCACTCGGTGAACGCGTCGTTCCCTACGCGGCCATCGCCGACGTCACGCTCACACCGGGCCGGCACCGCACGGTGGTGCTGCGCGTGCTGCCCAGGCAGGGCGCCGACCCCGTCCTGACCGCCGCGGCCGGCCAGCTCAAACCGCCCGCCGACCCCTTCCGGCTGGTGCTGCCCACCGCCAGGGAGACACTGGCCGACTACTACGCGGACGAACTGCGCGCGGCCCTTACCGACCGCGGGCCCACCGAACATTTCCTCATCGCCGCTCCGCCGGTGCCGCGCGCCTTCAAGGGCTGGGACGGCGCCGCCTCCTTCGACGGCACCGACGTCACCTTCACCTGGTTCTGGTCCGGGGCGTCCGCCGCCAAGTACTCGGCGGGCGACCAGCGTTACCCGGTCGCGGACCTGGAGGGGGTCGAGTGGCACGCGCCCGAGGGGGCCAGCGGCTCGCTGCGGCTGAAGCCGCGCGGCCGGCGCATGTCCCCCGACCCGAACAAGGACCCGGCGTCGGTCGTCTTCAGCCTCGGCTGGGGCGCCACCCACCAGTCGCTGCCCTTCGCCGCCGCCGTCCTGGCCGCCATCCCGGCTCCCCGGCGGAGCCTGCCCGTGGCCCGCGGGATCCAGGTGGCCGAACTGATCGCCAAGCTAGGGGAGCTGCGGGACGCCGGGGTGTTGTCAGAGGAGGAGTTCCAGGCCAAGAAGGCTGAGCTGCTGTCGCGGCTGTGACGTCCCGCCTCAGGTACGCGGCGCCCGCCGGCCCGTGCCGTACGGGCGGCACGGACAGCGCGGAGGGCCCGAGCGGCCCGAGCGGCGTGGACGGCGCCGATGAGTTTTCGTGCCGCCGCCGGTCATTACCGTCATGACAACCTTCGCGCTCATTCACGGCGGCGGCGGAAGCGCGTTCGACTGGCACCTGGTCGAAGCGGCGCTCCGCGATCGCGGGCACGACACGGTGGCGGTGGACCTGCCGACGTCCGACCCCCAGGCAGGGCTCTGGGACTACGCCGACGCCGTCGTCCAGGCGGCCGGCACGCCCGGGCCCCTCGTGGTGGTGGCCCACTCGTGGGGCGGCTTCGTCGGCCCTCTCGTCGCCGAGCGTGCCAAGGCCGCCGCGCTCGTCCTGGTCACCGCCATGATCCCGAGCCCGGCCGAGACCCCGGCGGACTGGTGGGCCCGCACCGGCCACGCCACGTCCGGCATCGACGACGAGTACGAGCTCTACCTGCACGACGTCCCCCGGGAACTGGGCGAGCGGGTGCTGGCCCACGACCGCGCGCTGGCCGAGAAGATGGACATGGACCGCGCCTACTACGAGCCGTGGCCGCTGACCGCCTGGCCGGAGGTCCCGACGAGGTACCTGCTCTGCCGCGACGACCGGTTCTTCACTCCCGAGTTCGTGCGCCGCCATGTGAAGGAGCGGCTGGGCATCGTCCCGGACGAGATGCCGGGCAGCCACATGGTGATGTTGTCGCGGCCGGGCGAGCTGGCGGACTATCTCGTAGCGGTTCTCCCCGCGGGCTGAACGGGGACCCACCGCCTGTCTGCTGGCACAATGACTGCCTCTGATCACCTTCGAGTCACGTGCGGGCAGGGGTCATGTCACGGTGGCGTTATCTCCGATGGTGGCTGGCAGCGTTCATGGCGGCGCTGCTGAGCTTCCTGTCCTTATGGCTGCCCGCGCTGTTCGTGAGCGACGGATCGGTGGGGTGCGTGGGCTACGGCCCTCTTCCCTCGGGGCTGGCCGCGCTGTGGTCCCAGGTGGAGGAGATCTGGTGGGAGTTCCGCCTCCAGGTGCAGACCCCGCTGCGCTGGTATCTGCTGAACGCCCTGCCGATGGTGAGCGTTCTGCTCTCGGGTGTGGTCGCGAGCCTGCCGGGGCGACGGCTCGGGACGTTCACGGGGGTGATCGCGGCCGTGCTCGTGGCGGCGGTCACGCTGCACTGGACGTTCATGGCGTTCTCGTATTTCCTCATGGCCGACTGCACGGGATGGGAGGCCAGGCTGCTCCCGTCGATGGCGTGGCTTCTCCTCATGGTCCTCGGCTACGGCTGCGCGGCCGTGCTGCTGATCGCCGGTGTCCGCGTTCGCCGGGCAACGATGCGGGTCACGGAGCCCCTCGACCGGCCGGCGGCCGGCCGGTCCTGAAGTACGCGCCGGGCGTGACACCGGTCTCGCGCCGGAAGGCCGCGACGAACGCGCTGACCGTCTCGTACCCGACGGCCCGCGACACCCGGCTCAGCGGCTCCCCCGCGGCGAGAGCGGGCAAGGCCGCGTTGAGGCGGACGAGCGTACGCCACCGCCCGAACGGCATGCCGGAACCGGACAGGAACAGCCGCGCGAGCGTACGCCCCGAGGCACCGACCCGGCGGCCCCAGTCGTCGAGCGAGAGCGCGGTGGCAGGCTCCTCGATGATCGCCCGTGCGACCTCCAGGGCGCGCGGGTCGGCCGGCAGCGGAGCGTCGAGGGTGGTCATCGGCACCGGCTCCAGCAGGTCGAGCAGCAGCGTCTCGCCGTGCGCCCGGCGGCCGGCGTCGAGTTCGGAGTCGTCCAGGAAGAGGATCAGCTCCGCGATCAGCCGCGTGACCTCGACCGGCTGAGGCTCGGCCCACCGCTCGGCTGCGTTGCCCGGCGGCGGCTCGGACAGGTACAGGGATGTCATCGTGCTGTGGCTCGCCGCGATCACCTCGTGCGGCACCCCGGCCGGGATCCAGAGCGCCCGCGTGGTCGGCAGCACCCAGGTCCTGGCGTCCGCGGCGACCGTGAGCGTGCCGCTGGACGCCCAGGCCAGCTGGTGCACCTGGTGGGTGTGCCGGGCGAAGCGCGTCCGCGCCGGCATCGGGAACCTCCCGATGAGCACGAGCGCGACGCCGTGTCCGTTTGGCGACATGACGTGGAAGCCTACGTCCTT
This window encodes:
- a CDS encoding flavin-dependent oxidoreductase, which codes for MRTMVVGGGIGGLSTALSLHAAGLGCVVVEAARTLRPLGVGINMQPHAVRELTELGLGPVLADLGVETSFMSVADRHGNIIMALPRGRSAGYRWPQYSVHRGELQMALLAAVEERIGPVRTGVAFEGFEQDGDGVLITLRQGGRVLRERVDVLVGADGVQSSVRARLWPYGDPLRWGGIRMWRGVAESDPVLDGATVLAGGSNSAAKFVTYHISARNPRLLNWVAEVKVAEPGIVPDADWSREGSHADVSRHFASWKYPLVDIPALLAATKRILEYPMVDRDPLPRWGEGRVTLLGDAAHPMYPVGSNGGSQAVLDARFLARCLATYDDPAAALAAYEAERRPPTSALVLAHRSLPIERTITLVTERAPDGFTHIGEVLTAGELAAMEAAQRGLSDADVRALNERESWSV
- a CDS encoding ABC transporter ATP-binding protein, encoding MLEIDNLSHVYGGGTPNAHHAIEGLNLSVAAGELLCIVGPSGCGKSTLLRSIAGLIQPTGGQVRVEGNLVRQTPDNLAVVFQDYSRSLFPWMSVADNVALPLRRRNMDKKQRREAAAEALESVGLANAGRKYPFQLSGGMQQRVAIARALAYRPTLMLMDEPFGSVDAQTREDLEDLVLKVRGHHQMTIVLITHDIDESVYVGDRVVVLSKAPAHVVGDLKVDLPGPRDQISTREHPDFVHLRAEVGRLVRGHATV
- a CDS encoding DUF4429 domain-containing protein → MADVLAGRGCTWAFGAESLTITPEPGKAPKLLAALGERVVPYAAIADVTLTPGRHRTVVLRVLPRQGADPVLTAAAGQLKPPADPFRLVLPTARETLADYYADELRAALTDRGPTEHFLIAAPPVPRAFKGWDGAASFDGTDVTFTWFWSGASAAKYSAGDQRYPVADLEGVEWHAPEGASGSLRLKPRGRRMSPDPNKDPASVVFSLGWGATHQSLPFAAAVLAAIPAPRRSLPVARGIQVAELIAKLGELRDAGVLSEEEFQAKKAELLSRL
- a CDS encoding alpha/beta fold hydrolase translates to MTTFALIHGGGGSAFDWHLVEAALRDRGHDTVAVDLPTSDPQAGLWDYADAVVQAAGTPGPLVVVAHSWGGFVGPLVAERAKAAALVLVTAMIPSPAETPADWWARTGHATSGIDDEYELYLHDVPRELGERVLAHDRALAEKMDMDRAYYEPWPLTAWPEVPTRYLLCRDDRFFTPEFVRRHVKERLGIVPDEMPGSHMVMLSRPGELADYLVAVLPAG
- a CDS encoding AraC family transcriptional regulator codes for the protein MSPNGHGVALVLIGRFPMPARTRFARHTHQVHQLAWASSGTLTVAADARTWVLPTTRALWIPAGVPHEVIAASHSTMTSLYLSEPPPGNAAERWAEPQPVEVTRLIAELILFLDDSELDAGRRAHGETLLLDLLEPVPMTTLDAPLPADPRALEVARAIIEEPATALSLDDWGRRVGASGRTLARLFLSGSGMPFGRWRTLVRLNAALPALAAGEPLSRVSRAVGYETVSAFVAAFRRETGVTPGAYFRTGRPPAGRGAP